In one window of Cupriavidus necator N-1 DNA:
- a CDS encoding Bug family tripartite tricarboxylate transporter substrate binding protein: MKHKLPESLFNTSAALLLATAAAMLPLAASAAAWPERPITIIVPGAPGGTTDIPTRLVAQKLSAILGQPVVVDNKPGSGGIIGTQAFMRAAPDGYTLLVGNTGSHAINYSAYKQLSYQPQDFLPLTDLISFANVLVVGAQSPVRSVAELMAQLKQSPGKYSYASAGIGQTTHLTAELFRLRTGTEVIHVPYKGSTPATTSVLAGETTFMFDNLTQALPQIRAGKLRALAVTSAERLPALPDVPTMAQAGVKDFVVMGWLGFFAPAKTPPAIAATLQEALGKAMRDPEVVARFRDMGGIPGGEPQPKFAALVSGDIKRWGETIRASKVSLD; the protein is encoded by the coding sequence ATGAAACACAAGCTGCCAGAATCGCTGTTCAACACGTCCGCGGCCCTGCTGCTGGCAACCGCCGCCGCCATGCTGCCGCTGGCGGCCAGCGCCGCGGCCTGGCCTGAGCGCCCCATCACCATCATCGTGCCCGGCGCGCCGGGGGGCACCACCGATATTCCGACACGGCTGGTGGCGCAGAAGCTGTCGGCCATCCTGGGCCAGCCGGTGGTGGTCGACAACAAGCCCGGCAGCGGCGGCATCATCGGCACGCAGGCCTTCATGCGCGCGGCGCCGGACGGCTACACGCTGCTGGTCGGCAATACCGGCTCGCACGCGATCAACTACAGCGCCTACAAGCAGTTGTCCTACCAGCCGCAGGACTTCCTGCCGCTGACGGACCTGATCTCGTTTGCCAACGTGCTGGTGGTCGGCGCGCAGTCGCCGGTACGCAGCGTGGCCGAGCTGATGGCGCAACTCAAGCAGTCCCCGGGCAAATATTCCTATGCTTCGGCCGGCATCGGGCAGACCACGCACCTGACGGCGGAGCTATTCCGGCTGCGCACGGGCACCGAAGTGATTCACGTGCCGTACAAGGGGTCGACACCAGCCACGACCTCCGTGCTGGCGGGCGAAACCACCTTCATGTTCGACAACCTGACGCAGGCGCTGCCGCAAATCCGCGCCGGCAAGCTGCGCGCGCTTGCGGTGACCAGCGCCGAGCGCCTGCCGGCCCTGCCGGACGTGCCGACGATGGCGCAGGCCGGCGTGAAGGATTTCGTGGTAATGGGCTGGCTGGGCTTCTTTGCGCCGGCCAAGACCCCGCCGGCCATTGCCGCCACCCTGCAGGAAGCGCTGGGCAAGGCCATGCGCGACCCCGAGGTGGTGGCCAGGTTCCGCGACATGGGCGGCATTCCGGGCGGCGAACCGCAGCCGAAGTTCGCCGCGCTGGTCAGCGGCGACATCAAGCGCTGGGGCGAGACCATCCGGGCATCCAAGGTCAGCCTGGACTAG
- a CDS encoding MFS transporter → MPTPTAPSRYEALRPALPILIGASLMLSLAMGLRQSLGIFMPPLTRDLGISVSDFTFAIAVQNLAWGLLQPLAGAWATRIGFRPLMLAGSLLYVTGLVLLATAHSMVGVTLGAGVAIGASMACTGSALAMAVAARPVSAALRSTVLGLVSGAGSLGALLAAPIGQMVTQAYGWRTGLAAFVLLALVMLPAAWFAGRVDRLPLVSPAGRGQDSAREALGTALRHAPFVVMALAYFVCGMQLVFLTTHLPSYLDVCGMDPMLSAQALGVIGGFNVLGSIFFGWAGGRFNKLMLLGGIYTIRSLALTWYFSSAPTPQSTLVFAAVMGFLWLGVAPLVSGWIAETFGLRWQAMLGGVAFFSHQIGSFLGAFGGGLVYDALGSYTVAWQVGVTLGLAAGLAQIAFAVATRRQPPLMATS, encoded by the coding sequence GTGCCCACCCCCACCGCGCCTTCCCGCTACGAAGCCCTGCGCCCGGCCTTGCCGATCCTGATCGGCGCCTCCTTGATGCTCAGCCTGGCCATGGGCCTGCGCCAGAGCCTTGGCATCTTCATGCCGCCGCTGACGCGGGACCTCGGCATCTCGGTATCGGATTTCACCTTCGCCATCGCGGTACAGAACCTGGCGTGGGGCCTGCTGCAGCCGCTGGCCGGGGCCTGGGCCACGCGGATCGGCTTCCGGCCGCTGATGCTGGCCGGCTCGCTGCTCTATGTGACCGGACTGGTGCTGCTGGCGACCGCGCACAGCATGGTCGGCGTCACGCTGGGCGCGGGCGTGGCCATTGGCGCATCGATGGCCTGCACCGGCAGCGCCCTGGCGATGGCGGTGGCGGCGCGGCCGGTGTCGGCGGCGCTGCGCAGCACGGTGCTGGGGCTGGTGTCTGGCGCGGGCTCGCTGGGTGCGCTGCTGGCGGCGCCGATCGGGCAGATGGTGACGCAGGCCTACGGCTGGCGCACCGGGCTGGCAGCGTTCGTGCTGCTGGCGCTGGTGATGCTGCCCGCGGCGTGGTTTGCCGGGCGCGTGGACCGGCTGCCGCTGGTGTCGCCCGCAGGGCGCGGCCAGGACAGCGCGCGTGAAGCGCTGGGCACCGCGCTGCGGCATGCGCCGTTCGTGGTGATGGCGCTGGCGTATTTCGTCTGCGGCATGCAACTGGTGTTCCTGACCACGCACCTGCCATCGTATCTGGACGTATGCGGCATGGACCCAATGCTCAGCGCGCAGGCGTTGGGCGTGATCGGCGGCTTCAACGTGCTGGGCAGCATCTTCTTCGGCTGGGCCGGCGGCCGCTTCAACAAGCTGATGCTGCTGGGCGGCATCTATACGATTCGCTCGCTGGCGCTGACCTGGTACTTCTCGTCGGCGCCCACGCCGCAAAGCACGCTGGTGTTCGCCGCGGTGATGGGCTTCCTGTGGCTGGGCGTGGCGCCGCTGGTATCGGGCTGGATCGCCGAGACCTTCGGCCTGCGCTGGCAGGCCATGCTGGGCGGCGTGGCGTTCTTCAGCCACCAGATCGGCAGCTTTCTCGGCGCCTTCGGCGGTGGGCTGGTCTACGACGCGCTGGGTTCCTACACCGTGGCGTGGCAGGTCGGCGTGACCCTGGGGCTGGCCGCGGGTCTGGCGCAAATTGCATTTGCCGTGGCCACGCGGCGGCAGCCGCCGCTGATGGCCACGTCCTGA
- the purT gene encoding formate-dependent phosphoribosylglycinamide formyltransferase gives MTTLGTPLSPSATKVMLLGSGELGKEVLIALQRLGVETIAVDRYDNAPGQQVAHHARTIAMSDPDQLKALIEAEKPHLVVPEIEAIATPMLETLEAAGTVRVIPTARAARLTMDREGIRRLAAESLGLPTSPYKFCDSLDELQAAIDGGIGYPCVVKPVMSSSGKGQSKIDGPDGVKAAWDYAMAGGRVSHGRVIVEGFIDFDYEITLLTVRAMGASGQVETQFCAPIGHVQVSGDYVESWQPQPMHPAALETAQRIAQAVTADLGGMGLFGVELFVKGEQVWFSEVSPRPHDTGMVTMATQWQNEFELHARAILGLPVDTTLRSPGASAVIYGGVDAQGVVFDGVDQALSVPQTEVRLFGKPESFIKRRMGVALAYADDVDTARTRAKEAASRVRPRAVG, from the coding sequence ATGACCACCCTCGGAACGCCTCTCTCCCCCTCTGCCACCAAAGTGATGCTGCTCGGCTCCGGCGAGCTGGGCAAGGAAGTGCTGATTGCACTGCAGCGCCTGGGTGTGGAAACCATCGCCGTCGACCGCTATGACAATGCACCCGGCCAGCAGGTAGCCCACCACGCGCGCACCATCGCCATGAGCGACCCGGACCAGCTCAAGGCGCTGATCGAGGCGGAAAAGCCGCACCTGGTCGTGCCCGAGATCGAGGCCATCGCCACGCCCATGCTCGAAACCTTGGAAGCCGCCGGCACCGTGCGCGTGATCCCTACCGCCCGCGCCGCGCGCCTGACCATGGACCGCGAAGGCATCCGCCGCCTGGCCGCCGAATCGCTCGGCCTGCCGACCAGCCCGTACAAGTTCTGCGATTCGCTGGATGAACTGCAGGCTGCCATCGACGGCGGCATCGGCTACCCGTGCGTGGTCAAGCCGGTGATGAGCAGCTCCGGCAAGGGCCAGAGCAAGATCGACGGTCCCGATGGCGTCAAGGCGGCCTGGGACTACGCCATGGCCGGCGGCCGCGTCAGCCACGGCCGCGTGATCGTGGAAGGCTTTATCGATTTCGACTACGAGATCACGCTGCTGACCGTGCGCGCCATGGGCGCCAGCGGCCAGGTGGAAACGCAGTTCTGCGCCCCGATTGGCCACGTCCAGGTCAGCGGCGACTACGTCGAGAGCTGGCAGCCGCAGCCGATGCACCCCGCCGCGCTGGAAACCGCCCAGCGCATTGCGCAGGCGGTCACGGCAGACTTGGGCGGCATGGGCCTGTTCGGCGTGGAGCTGTTCGTCAAGGGTGAGCAGGTCTGGTTCAGCGAGGTCAGCCCGCGTCCGCACGACACCGGCATGGTCACCATGGCCACGCAATGGCAGAACGAGTTCGAACTGCATGCCCGCGCCATCCTGGGCCTGCCGGTCGACACCACGCTGCGCAGCCCCGGCGCCAGCGCCGTGATCTACGGCGGCGTGGATGCCCAGGGGGTGGTCTTCGATGGCGTGGACCAGGCACTAAGCGTGCCTCAGACCGAGGTGCGCCTGTTCGGCAAGCCCGAGAGCTTCATCAAGCGCCGCATGGGTGTGGCGCTGGCCTACGCGGACGATGTCGACACCGCCCGCACCCGCGCCAAGGAAGCCGCCAGCCGCGTGCGTCCGCGCGCGGTCGGCTGA
- a CDS encoding mechanosensitive ion channel family protein codes for MSFDVLLALFQQRIPAHPWAQIASYLLVLVLIAVVAQWLFGHVMSRIAHRLLTVWGKAPWSKALTRYRAYRRFGYAVGFAVITVGIGEVPHMGRYALAIERLAHAGLWICFFLMLGGVLSAWQDVYASSREAQTRSIKGYIQVGRLGLGLVCSVLVLSILINRSPLWMLSGLGALSAVLLLVFKDTLLSLVASTQLTSNDMLRIGDWIEMPQCNADGYVKDIALHTVKVQNWDNTVTTVPTYKLFSESYRNYRQMFESGARRIKRTLRLDAGSVRFLEDREVQALMRFRLLHDYLEEKQAEVDEANRLLIAAGNDPVNRRRLTNVGTFRAYGIAYLKAHPEIHHDLLLNVRMMEPDSQGIPVEIYCFTALTAWMDYERIQGDVFDHLLAILPELGLRLYQAPSGADLTGVRISPVLAAAQVAAAQATVHHAPAHGAAAGSHPI; via the coding sequence ATGAGTTTCGATGTCCTGCTGGCGCTGTTCCAGCAACGTATTCCAGCCCATCCATGGGCCCAGATTGCCTCGTACCTGCTGGTGCTGGTGCTGATCGCCGTGGTGGCTCAGTGGCTGTTCGGCCACGTGATGTCGCGTATCGCCCATCGCTTGCTGACGGTATGGGGCAAGGCCCCCTGGAGCAAGGCGCTGACGCGTTATCGTGCCTATCGGCGCTTCGGCTATGCGGTCGGGTTCGCGGTGATCACCGTCGGCATTGGCGAAGTGCCGCACATGGGCCGCTATGCGCTGGCCATCGAGCGCCTGGCCCATGCCGGCCTGTGGATCTGCTTTTTCCTGATGCTAGGCGGCGTGCTGAGCGCCTGGCAGGACGTATACGCCAGCAGCCGCGAGGCACAGACGCGCTCGATCAAGGGCTATATCCAGGTGGGGCGGCTCGGGCTGGGGCTGGTGTGCTCGGTGCTGGTGCTGTCGATCCTGATCAACCGCTCGCCGCTGTGGATGCTGTCCGGCCTGGGTGCGCTGTCGGCGGTGCTGCTGCTGGTGTTCAAGGACACGCTGTTGTCGCTGGTGGCCAGTACCCAGCTGACCTCGAACGACATGCTGCGCATCGGCGACTGGATCGAGATGCCCCAGTGCAATGCCGACGGCTACGTCAAGGACATCGCCCTGCATACGGTCAAGGTGCAGAACTGGGACAACACCGTGACCACGGTGCCGACCTACAAGCTGTTCTCCGAGAGCTACCGCAACTACCGGCAGATGTTCGAATCCGGCGCGCGGCGCATCAAGCGCACGTTGCGGCTGGATGCGGGCAGCGTGCGCTTTCTGGAGGACCGGGAAGTGCAGGCGCTGATGCGCTTCCGGCTGCTGCACGACTACCTGGAGGAGAAGCAGGCCGAGGTCGACGAGGCCAACCGCCTGCTGATTGCCGCCGGCAATGACCCGGTCAACCGGCGCCGGCTGACCAATGTCGGCACCTTCCGCGCCTACGGCATTGCCTACCTGAAGGCGCACCCGGAGATCCACCACGACCTGCTGCTGAACGTGCGCATGATGGAGCCCGATTCGCAGGGCATCCCGGTGGAGATCTACTGCTTTACCGCGTTGACTGCGTGGATGGACTATGAGCGCATCCAGGGCGATGTCTTCGACCACCTGCTGGCGATCCTGCCCGAGCTGGGCCTGCGCCTGTACCAGGCGCCGTCAGGCGCGGATCTGACCGGCGTGCGCATCTCGCCGGTGCTGGCCGCGGCGCAGGTGGCGGCGGCACAGGCCACCGTCCATCATGCCCCTGCCCACGGCGCCGCCGCGGGCAGCCATCCGATCTGA
- a CDS encoding DMT family transporter, with the protein MAWMLLVLAGLIEIVMALALKHTDGWTRPGPTALGIGAALASIFLLSAALRHLPVGTAYAIWTGIGAIGVTVIGILFLGESAAPMRLVLIGLICVGIGGLKLLPA; encoded by the coding sequence ATGGCGTGGATGCTGCTGGTGCTGGCGGGCCTGATCGAGATCGTGATGGCGCTGGCGCTCAAACATACCGACGGCTGGACGCGGCCCGGGCCGACAGCACTGGGCATCGGGGCGGCGCTGGCCAGTATCTTCCTGCTCAGCGCGGCGCTGCGGCACTTGCCGGTCGGGACGGCTTACGCAATCTGGACCGGGATCGGGGCGATCGGGGTGACGGTGATCGGCATCCTGTTCCTGGGCGAAAGCGCGGCGCCGATGCGGCTGGTGTTGATCGGGCTGATCTGTGTCGGGATTGGCGGGCTGAAGCTGCTGCCGGCGTAG
- a CDS encoding LysR family transcriptional regulator, whose protein sequence is MQEADWDDLKYFLAVGQSGSLAGAARALHVNHSTVLRRLARLEETLGTLLFERHATGYAMTAAGEALAHRLAGVGEQIDAAQRQLSGLDSQLSGPLRVTTTDTLLGGLLMPLFAEFRSMHPRIQLQIVINNSFLSLSRREADVAIRPANAPPEYLVGRRIGRLQTAPYAARRYLQQLGLPTEADHPRLADWSAYDWVVPDDALSHLAQARWIRDNVPEPRRAVSADSLVAMADAVRHGMGAGMLLCLLAGADPDLVRLAPVDEAMDTDLWVLTHPDLRHSARVRVLGDFLYERLRQGEWVAG, encoded by the coding sequence ATGCAGGAAGCAGACTGGGACGACCTGAAGTATTTCCTTGCCGTGGGCCAGTCCGGCTCGCTCGCAGGCGCCGCGCGCGCCCTGCACGTCAACCATTCCACAGTCCTGCGCCGGCTGGCGCGGCTGGAAGAGACCCTGGGCACCCTGCTGTTCGAACGCCATGCCACCGGCTACGCCATGACCGCCGCAGGCGAGGCCCTGGCGCACCGGCTGGCCGGCGTCGGCGAGCAGATCGATGCTGCCCAGCGCCAGCTGTCCGGCCTCGACAGCCAGCTGAGCGGGCCATTGCGCGTGACCACGACCGACACGCTGCTGGGTGGACTGCTGATGCCCTTGTTTGCAGAATTCCGGTCGATGCACCCGCGCATCCAGCTGCAGATCGTCATCAACAACAGCTTCCTGAGCCTGAGCCGGCGCGAGGCCGATGTGGCGATCCGGCCGGCGAATGCGCCGCCGGAGTACCTGGTGGGCCGCCGTATCGGGCGGCTGCAGACGGCGCCGTATGCGGCACGGCGCTACCTGCAGCAACTCGGCCTGCCAACGGAAGCCGACCATCCGCGGCTGGCGGACTGGTCGGCCTATGACTGGGTCGTGCCGGACGATGCGCTATCCCACCTTGCCCAGGCGCGCTGGATACGCGATAACGTGCCGGAACCCCGCCGCGCCGTCAGTGCCGACAGCCTGGTGGCCATGGCGGATGCCGTACGGCACGGCATGGGCGCCGGCATGCTGCTGTGCCTGCTGGCCGGGGCTGACCCAGACCTGGTGCGGCTGGCGCCAGTCGATGAAGCCATGGATACCGATTTGTGGGTGCTGACGCATCCGGATCTCAGGCACAGCGCGCGCGTGCGGGTGTTGGGCGATTTCCTGTATGAGCGGCTGAGACAAGGGGAATGGGTGGCGGGCTGA
- a CDS encoding HD-GYP domain-containing protein: MLRRIRSEQLQVGMFVARLGGPWINHPFWRAKFLVATEDQVRQIQSAGVQEVWIDILKGRNVPAPDTPEIPGPVPAPESTPDPMDPATVPPPAATLDAEIVRARELLQSGKAVIGSMFADIRMGRALEVSGALLLVDSASRSLSRHGQALLALARLKARGDDNYLHAFAVCALMIAVGRTLGLPDDEVRELGLAGLVHDIGKLTLPAAPVHKASERTPEEEEIYRRHPSAGYRILNEARLYSNIPLDVCVHHHERVDGRGFPYGLAGNELSVHAKIGAICDAYDSLTSSRPGHRPWSPARAMEYMAVRVDTLFDRRVFKAFTRTVGIYPLGTVLRLRSNRLAVVCAQNEADPLRPKVMAFYSVSQSRPVPTELIDLRHSDETVVAFENAADWGYADEQLMEMYAAAA, translated from the coding sequence ATGTTGAGACGCATACGGTCGGAACAACTGCAGGTCGGGATGTTTGTCGCCAGGCTTGGCGGCCCGTGGATCAACCATCCGTTCTGGCGCGCAAAGTTCCTGGTCGCCACTGAGGACCAGGTCCGGCAGATACAGTCGGCAGGGGTGCAGGAGGTCTGGATCGATATCCTGAAGGGCCGCAACGTACCGGCGCCGGACACGCCGGAAATACCCGGACCCGTCCCGGCCCCGGAGTCGACACCCGACCCCATGGACCCGGCCACCGTGCCGCCACCCGCCGCCACGCTTGATGCCGAGATCGTCCGCGCGCGCGAGCTGCTGCAATCCGGCAAGGCCGTGATCGGCTCGATGTTCGCCGACATCCGCATGGGCCGGGCGCTGGAGGTCAGCGGCGCGCTGCTGCTGGTCGATTCCGCCTCGCGCTCGCTGTCGCGCCATGGGCAGGCGTTGCTGGCGCTGGCGCGGCTCAAGGCGCGTGGCGACGACAACTACCTGCACGCCTTCGCCGTCTGCGCGCTGATGATCGCCGTCGGCCGCACGCTGGGCCTGCCCGACGACGAGGTGCGCGAACTCGGCCTGGCCGGCCTGGTCCACGACATCGGCAAGCTGACGCTGCCCGCGGCCCCGGTCCACAAGGCCAGCGAACGCACGCCCGAGGAAGAGGAGATCTACCGCCGGCATCCGTCGGCTGGCTACCGCATCCTGAACGAGGCCCGGCTCTATTCGAACATCCCGCTCGATGTCTGCGTCCACCATCACGAACGCGTGGACGGGCGCGGCTTCCCCTACGGCCTGGCGGGGAACGAACTGAGCGTGCACGCCAAGATCGGCGCGATCTGCGATGCCTATGATTCGCTCACTTCCAGCCGCCCGGGCCACCGGCCGTGGTCGCCGGCCCGCGCCATGGAATACATGGCCGTGCGTGTCGACACGCTGTTCGACCGGCGCGTGTTCAAGGCCTTCACCCGCACCGTCGGCATCTATCCGCTCGGCACCGTGCTGCGGCTGCGTTCGAACCGGCTGGCGGTGGTCTGCGCGCAGAACGAGGCCGATCCGCTGCGGCCGAAGGTGATGGCGTTCTATTCCGTATCGCAGTCCAGGCCCGTCCCCACCGAACTGATCGACCTGCGCCACAGCGACGAGACGGTGGTGGCGTTCGAGAATGCCGCTGACTGGGGGTATGCGGATGAGCAGCTGATGGAGATGTATGCGGCGGCGGCCTGA
- a CDS encoding putative quinol monooxygenase: MSGTYTLVGIARAKTHRREALVSQLTKLRSRGLTEPGCLDYHVGQDAEDARVFVIYMVWDSKRALESHLNRPYMRDFHASRADFVEGDFSFRWLNAA; this comes from the coding sequence ATGTCCGGAACGTACACGCTAGTCGGCATCGCCCGTGCCAAGACCCACCGCCGCGAGGCGCTGGTATCCCAGCTCACCAAGCTGCGCTCGCGCGGGCTGACCGAGCCCGGCTGCCTGGACTACCACGTCGGGCAAGACGCCGAGGATGCGCGGGTCTTTGTGATCTACATGGTCTGGGACTCCAAGCGCGCGCTCGAATCGCACCTGAACCGGCCCTATATGCGCGATTTCCACGCCTCGCGCGCGGATTTCGTCGAAGGCGATTTCAGTTTCCGCTGGCTCAACGCCGCCTGA
- a CDS encoding cysteine synthase A gives MEVRDGFAGTIGHTPLIRLAGLSAETGCDIYGKAEFLNPGGSVKDRAALYIIRDAERRGLLTPGGTVIEGTAGNTGIGLAHLCAARGYRCIVVIPDTQSPEKMERLRMLGAEVRAVPAKPYADPDNYQKIAGRLADQTDNAIWANQFDNLANRQAHYETTGPEIWHATGGHIDAFTCSTGTGGSLAGIARCLKEHKPGVRIVLADPHGSGLYHFVKHREVKVEGSSITEGIGSSRVTANLQDTPIDDAVRIDDQTCVDMVYRLLREEGLFVGGSSGINVGAAVALAREMGPGHTIVTLLCDRGDLYMARLFNEAWLEGKGLQPIPFRRAGPAG, from the coding sequence ATGGAAGTCAGGGATGGATTTGCCGGCACCATCGGCCACACCCCGCTGATCCGGCTGGCCGGCCTGAGCGCCGAAACCGGCTGCGATATCTACGGCAAGGCGGAATTCCTCAATCCAGGCGGCTCGGTCAAGGACCGCGCGGCACTCTACATCATCCGTGATGCCGAACGGCGCGGGCTGCTGACGCCCGGCGGCACGGTCATCGAAGGCACCGCCGGCAATACCGGCATCGGCCTGGCCCACCTGTGCGCGGCGCGTGGCTACCGCTGCATCGTCGTGATACCTGACACGCAGTCGCCCGAGAAAATGGAGCGGCTGCGCATGCTCGGCGCCGAGGTCCGCGCGGTGCCCGCCAAGCCTTACGCCGATCCGGACAACTACCAGAAGATTGCCGGCCGGCTGGCCGACCAGACCGACAACGCGATCTGGGCCAACCAGTTCGACAACCTGGCCAACCGCCAGGCCCACTACGAGACCACCGGGCCCGAGATCTGGCACGCCACCGGCGGGCACATCGATGCCTTCACCTGCTCCACCGGCACCGGCGGCTCGCTGGCCGGCATCGCGCGCTGCCTGAAAGAGCACAAGCCCGGCGTGCGCATCGTGCTGGCCGACCCGCACGGCAGCGGCCTGTACCACTTCGTCAAGCACCGCGAGGTCAAGGTCGAAGGCAGCTCGATCACCGAAGGCATCGGCTCCAGCCGGGTGACCGCCAACCTGCAGGACACGCCCATCGACGACGCGGTGCGCATCGACGACCAGACCTGCGTGGACATGGTCTACCGCCTGCTGCGCGAGGAGGGCTTGTTCGTGGGCGGGTCGTCGGGAATCAACGTCGGCGCCGCGGTGGCGCTGGCGCGCGAGATGGGGCCGGGCCATACCATCGTCACGCTGCTATGTGACCGCGGCGACCTGTACATGGCACGGCTGTTCAATGAAGCCTGGCTGGAGGGCAAGGGGCTGCAGCCGATTCCGTTCCGGCGTGCCGGCCCCGCCGGGTAA
- the prpR gene encoding propionate catabolism operon regulatory protein PrpR codes for MASPVSTQARPRIWAIGISRLARAFADLIPAYADRAEFRIVGKGFEAAASAVAREAREGRLDVVVAGGSNGAYLRQHVDVPVVLVKVTGFDVMSALATARRISPRVALVTHASTYAEVDEFVRAFSLLVPAYTYLTEDDAVARVKALKQEGIQVVVGPGLVTDLADRYGLTGVFLYSGNSVRMALEDAIEAARLRRIEATRRDYVNTILAHLNEGVAAVDAEGRIQSFNPAMERFLGTSVAAAVGRKLQTLAPNLALEGVMQSGDKELEAIHKLGDKMVVVNRIPIIGEAGTTGAVLTIQDASAIQRVDRNLRSRARTRPAGVRYSLDDLAGTSAAMTELRELARRYAAVDSTVLIGGESGTGKEVLAQGMHDASPRRAFPFVAVNCAAFPEALLESELFGYEEGAFTGARRGGKAGLFESAHNGTLFLDEVGDMPSALQTRLLRVLQEKQVLPIGGLDAVPVNVRVIGATHRDLAAMVRDGSFRQDLYYRLNILRIEMPPLRDRSEDLQELAELLYRRAQERLGMDRPQRLPAAARARLARYRWPGNIRELENVTERIAVLVAGRRLDSDALQRELQAAVPELFGDGMLAPAEADAEHAAPATRPRRSLAGVKQSSEVEHIRRVLAECGGDRAAACHILGISPTTLWRRLKAA; via the coding sequence ATGGCTTCTCCCGTTTCCACGCAAGCCCGTCCGCGCATCTGGGCCATCGGCATCAGCCGACTGGCACGCGCCTTCGCCGACCTGATTCCGGCCTACGCCGACCGGGCCGAATTCCGCATCGTCGGCAAGGGTTTCGAGGCCGCCGCCAGCGCCGTGGCGCGCGAGGCGCGCGAGGGCCGGCTCGACGTGGTGGTGGCGGGCGGCTCCAACGGCGCCTACCTGCGCCAGCACGTGGATGTGCCGGTGGTGCTGGTCAAGGTCACGGGCTTTGACGTGATGAGCGCGTTGGCCACCGCGCGGCGCATCTCGCCGCGGGTGGCGCTGGTCACGCACGCGTCGACGTATGCCGAGGTGGATGAATTCGTGCGCGCGTTCTCGCTGTTGGTCCCGGCCTATACCTACCTGACCGAGGACGATGCCGTCGCACGCGTAAAGGCGCTCAAGCAGGAGGGCATCCAGGTCGTGGTCGGCCCCGGCCTGGTGACCGACCTGGCCGACCGCTATGGCCTGACCGGCGTGTTCCTGTACTCCGGCAACTCGGTGCGCATGGCGCTGGAAGACGCGATCGAGGCCGCGCGCCTGCGCCGCATCGAGGCCACCCGGCGCGACTACGTCAACACCATCCTGGCGCACCTGAACGAGGGCGTGGCGGCGGTGGATGCCGAAGGGCGCATCCAGTCGTTCAACCCGGCGATGGAGCGCTTTCTCGGCACTTCCGTCGCCGCCGCGGTCGGGCGCAAGCTGCAGACGCTGGCGCCAAACCTGGCGCTCGAAGGCGTGATGCAGAGCGGTGACAAGGAACTGGAGGCGATCCACAAGCTCGGCGACAAGATGGTGGTGGTCAACCGCATCCCCATCATCGGCGAAGCCGGCACCACCGGCGCCGTGCTGACCATCCAGGACGCCAGCGCGATCCAGCGCGTGGACCGCAACCTGCGCTCGCGCGCCCGCACGCGGCCGGCCGGGGTGCGCTACAGCCTGGACGACCTGGCCGGCACCTCCGCGGCCATGACCGAGCTGCGCGAACTGGCGCGGCGCTACGCGGCGGTGGATTCCACCGTGCTGATCGGCGGCGAGAGCGGCACCGGCAAGGAGGTGCTGGCGCAGGGCATGCACGACGCCAGCCCGCGCCGCGCCTTCCCGTTCGTGGCGGTCAATTGCGCGGCCTTCCCCGAGGCGCTGCTGGAGAGCGAGCTGTTCGGCTATGAAGAGGGCGCCTTCACCGGTGCGCGCCGTGGCGGCAAGGCCGGCCTGTTCGAGTCGGCCCACAACGGCACGCTGTTCCTCGACGAGGTGGGCGACATGCCGTCCGCGCTGCAGACGCGCCTGCTGCGCGTGCTGCAGGAAAAGCAGGTGCTGCCGATCGGCGGCCTCGACGCCGTACCGGTCAACGTGCGCGTGATCGGCGCCACTCACCGTGACCTGGCCGCGATGGTGCGCGATGGCTCATTCCGGCAGGACCTGTACTACCGCCTCAATATCCTGCGCATCGAGATGCCGCCGCTGCGCGACCGCTCCGAAGACCTGCAGGAGTTGGCCGAGCTGCTGTACCGGCGCGCCCAGGAGCGCCTGGGCATGGACCGGCCGCAGCGCCTGCCCGCCGCGGCCCGCGCGCGGCTGGCGCGCTACCGCTGGCCGGGCAATATCCGCGAGCTGGAAAACGTGACCGAACGGATCGCCGTGCTGGTGGCCGGGCGCCGGCTGGACAGCGACGCGCTGCAGCGCGAGCTGCAGGCAGCCGTGCCGGAGCTGTTTGGCGATGGCATGCTGGCGCCGGCCGAGGCCGACGCTGAGCACGCCGCGCCGGCAACACGCCCGCGCCGTTCCCTGGCTGGCGTGAAGCAGTCCAGCGAAGTCGAGCATATCCGGCGCGTGCTGGCCGAGTGCGGCGGCGACCGCGCCGCGGCCTGCCATATCCTTGGCATCAGCCCGACCACGCTGTGGCGGCGGCTCAAGGCGGCGTGA